A genomic segment from Nicotiana tabacum cultivar K326 chromosome 9, ASM71507v2, whole genome shotgun sequence encodes:
- the LOC107771248 gene encoding ATP-dependent Clp protease proteolytic subunit-related protein 1, chloroplastic-like, which translates to MASSLLLSPLSSSPVTQNRELGSGKSTFISSPNFSFAISVHSRRPNGVRGYCYRSPVAKSLDHIPQKFRQENLKDGLQDNYKSAPQYLYGLSPSQMDMFMTEDNPVRRQSESVTEDSISSANNYLSNGGMWSMSGMNDRGPSKYSMSVSMYRGGARGSGRPRTAPPDLPSLLLDARIVYLGMPIVPAVTELLVAQFMWLDYDNPSKPIYLYINSSGTQNEKMETVGSETEAYAIADTMAYCKSDIYTVNCGMSYGQAAMLLSLGKKGFRAMQPNSSTKLYLPKVSKSSGAVIDMWIKAKELDANTEYYLELLAKGIGKPKEEIEKDIQRPKYLRAQEAIDYGIADKIIDSRDNAFEKRNYDEILAQSRAMRKSGPGAQAAPSGFR; encoded by the exons ATGGCTTCTTCTTTGCTTCTCTCTCCGCTTTCTAGCTCGCCGGTTACTCAAAATCGCGAGCTGGGTTCTGGTAAATCAACTTTCATATCCAGTCCCAATTTCTCCTTTGCAATTTCTGTTCACAGTCGCAGGCCAAACGGCGTTCGAGGTTATTGTTACAGGTCTCCGGTAGCTAAGTCTTTGGACCATATACCCCAAAAATTCAGACAGGAAAATCTCAAAGATGGAC TACAAGACAACTATAAAAGCGCCCCTCAGTATCTTTACGGCCTTAGTCCTTCACAGATGGATATGTTCATGACAGAAGATAACCCAGTCCGGCGACAGTCAGAAAGTGTCACTGAG GATAGTATATCTTCAGCCAATAACTATCTGAGCAATGGTGGAATGTGGAGTATGTCTGGCATGAATGATCGGGGCCCCTCGAAATACAGCATGAGCGTCAGCATGTACCGTGGAGGAGCAAGAGGATCTGGAAGACCTCGAACTGCGCCTCCTGATTTGCCATCTTTGCTTTTAGACGCTCGAATTGTCTATCTGGGCATGCCT ATTGTACCAGCTGTTACAGAGCTTCTTGTTGCTCAGTTTATGTGGTTGGATTATGACAATCCATCAAAGCCTATATACCTATATATAAACTCATCAGGCACACAG AATGAGAAGATGGAGACTGTTGGTTCTGAAACAGAGGCATATGCCATCGCTGACACAATGGCA TACTGCAAATCAGATATCTATACAGTGAACTGTGGCATGTCATATGGTCAAGCAGCAATGCTTCTGTCACTGGGAAAGAAGGGGTTCCGTGCTATGCAGCCAAATTCATCTA CAAAATTGTATTTACCTAAAGTCAGCAAATCCAGTGGAGCAGTGATAGATATGTGGATCaag GCCAAAGAACTAGATGCAAACACTGAGTATTACCTTGAACTATTAGCAAAAGGAATTGGAAAACCAAAGGAAGAAATCGAGAAAGATATTCAACGCCCTAAATATCTGCGGGCACAAGAAGCCATTGACTATGGCATTGCAGACAAGATAATCGATTCAAGAGACAATGCATTTGAGAAACGG AACTATGATGAGATACTCGCCCAATCTAGAGCTATGAGGAAATCCGGACCAGGTGCTCAGGCTGCTCCATCTGGCTTCAGGTGA